The following proteins come from a genomic window of Candidatus Neomarinimicrobiota bacterium:
- a CDS encoding electron transfer flavoprotein subunit alpha/FixB family protein — protein MDILIILEDSNGKIHRMGLESIVAAQKMASGLGLTMGAVVMGANGDALANEASAYNIGEVIKVNDDLLVSYSSDGYAEAVKQIIEQENPTYVLFGHTYQVRDFAPKVSAKLMKPFLVDNVAFSTDGGKVVFTKQMFNAKLFSDVTPNGDGPYLVSFQSAAFSADKIETGSAAVRDGSIALDASMIKTESEDPFQEEAGGVDLTSAELIVSVGRGIGKEENIPLAQALAKALGAELASSRPVVDAGWLPSAHQVGSSGQSVSPKMYLALGISGAIQHVVGMKGSKNIVAINKDPEAPIFEIADYGVVGDVLEIVPKLTEALQ, from the coding sequence ATGGATATTTTAATCATACTTGAAGACAGTAATGGTAAAATTCACCGCATGGGATTAGAATCTATTGTTGCGGCGCAAAAAATGGCTAGTGGATTGGGCCTCACAATGGGCGCTGTTGTTATGGGCGCCAATGGAGACGCTTTAGCCAACGAAGCTTCCGCATATAATATAGGAGAAGTCATTAAAGTAAATGATGACCTTTTAGTATCATATTCATCCGATGGTTACGCTGAAGCGGTAAAACAAATAATTGAACAGGAAAATCCAACATATGTATTGTTTGGCCATACCTACCAAGTTCGGGATTTTGCCCCAAAAGTCAGCGCTAAATTGATGAAACCGTTTCTAGTAGATAATGTGGCTTTTAGCACCGATGGTGGCAAAGTTGTTTTCACGAAACAAATGTTCAATGCAAAATTGTTCTCTGATGTTACCCCAAATGGTGACGGCCCATATTTGGTAAGTTTTCAATCAGCTGCATTTTCTGCAGATAAGATTGAAACTGGATCGGCAGCGGTTAGAGATGGTTCCATAGCCTTAGACGCATCCATGATCAAGACCGAATCAGAAGACCCATTCCAAGAAGAAGCTGGCGGCGTGGACCTTACATCGGCAGAATTGATTGTTTCCGTCGGAAGGGGAATCGGGAAGGAAGAAAATATTCCATTAGCACAAGCATTAGCTAAAGCATTGGGTGCCGAGTTGGCATCCTCTCGACCGGTGGTGGATGCAGGATGGTTACCATCTGCACATCAAGTGGGTAGTTCGGGACAATCGGTTTCACCCAAAATGTATTTGGCCTTAGGCATATCCGGTGCAATCCAGCATGTGGTTGGGATGAAAGGATCTAAGAATATTGTCGCCATCAATAAAGATCCGGAAGCGCCCATCTTTGAGATTGCTGATTATGGTGTAGTTGGAGATGTCTTAGAAATTGTACCCAAATTGACTGAAGCATTGCAGTAA